A genomic window from Caballeronia sp. SBC1 includes:
- the pstC gene encoding phosphate ABC transporter permease PstC, producing the protein MSDINLASTPPASRAQRAPSRLGDIVFGGLARLSAVVTLLLLGGIIVSLVVASLPTLQKFGLSFLWRSDWDPQTDSFGALVPIYGTIATSIIALIIAVPVSFGIALFLTELAPAWLRRPLGVAIELLAAIPSIVYGMWGLLVFSPIFATYFEKPLGKLLGDVWFIGRFFQGPPIGIGILCAGVILAIMIIPYIAAVMRDVFEVTPVLLKESAYGIGCTTWEVMWKIVLPFTRTGVIGGVMLGLGRALGETMAVTFVIGNTNLLDNVSLFSPGNSITSALANEFAEASPGLHTSALMELGLILFLITFIVLSLSKIMLLRLEKGEGGK; encoded by the coding sequence ATGTCGGACATCAACCTCGCATCGACTCCGCCCGCCAGCCGCGCTCAACGCGCTCCGAGCCGACTCGGTGATATCGTTTTCGGTGGGCTGGCGCGGCTTTCCGCCGTCGTCACGCTGCTGCTGCTAGGCGGCATAATTGTGTCGCTGGTGGTGGCCTCGCTGCCTACGCTTCAAAAATTTGGTCTCAGTTTTCTCTGGCGTTCCGATTGGGATCCACAGACCGATAGTTTCGGCGCGCTCGTGCCTATCTACGGCACCATCGCCACGTCGATCATCGCGCTGATCATCGCCGTGCCGGTGAGCTTCGGCATTGCGCTGTTCCTGACCGAGCTCGCGCCCGCGTGGCTGCGCCGGCCGCTCGGCGTGGCAATTGAACTGCTCGCAGCGATCCCGTCGATTGTCTACGGCATGTGGGGCCTGCTGGTGTTCTCGCCCATTTTTGCGACGTATTTCGAAAAACCACTGGGCAAGCTGCTCGGCGATGTCTGGTTTATCGGCCGCTTTTTCCAGGGGCCGCCTATCGGTATCGGTATCCTGTGTGCCGGTGTCATCCTGGCGATCATGATCATTCCGTACATCGCGGCCGTGATGCGCGACGTGTTCGAGGTCACGCCGGTGCTGCTGAAGGAATCGGCGTACGGCATTGGCTGCACCACGTGGGAAGTGATGTGGAAGATCGTGCTGCCGTTCACGAGAACCGGTGTGATTGGCGGCGTGATGCTCGGCCTCGGCCGCGCGCTCGGTGAAACGATGGCGGTGACGTTCGTGATCGGCAATACCAATCTGCTCGACAACGTCTCGCTGTTTTCTCCGGGCAACAGCATTACCTCGGCGCTCGCCAACGAATTCGCGGAAGCGAGTCCGGGCCTGCACACGTCGGCATTGATGGAGCTCGGCTTGATCCTGTTCCTGATTACATTCATCGTGCTCTCGCTGTCCAAAATCATGCTGCTTCGCCTCGAAAAAGGGGAGGGTGGCAAGTGA
- the pstS gene encoding phosphate ABC transporter substrate-binding protein PstS: MKLMHTALAGIVGAMFAMSAQAADITGAGSTFAAPIYTKWADTYQKSGGGKVNYQGIGSSGGIKQIIAKTVDFAGSDAPLKDDELAKQGLFQFPTVVGGVVPAINVPGVKAGEMVLSGEVLGDIYLGKIKKWNDPAIVALNPKLKLPDDDIAVVRRADGSGTSFIWTNYLSKVNAEWKSKVGEGSTVNWPTGTGGKGNDGVAAFVQRLPGAIGYVEWAYAKQNKMTYVDMKNSSGAVVEPKTETFKAAAAGADWSKSFYQILTNEPGKDAWPIVGATFVLLHTTQDKAPQGEETLKFFGWAFKNGTQAANDLDYIPLPDSVVAEIETQWKAKVKDASGKAVAQ, from the coding sequence ATGAAATTGATGCACACCGCGCTCGCAGGCATCGTCGGCGCAATGTTTGCGATGTCGGCTCAAGCTGCGGACATCACCGGCGCGGGCAGCACCTTCGCTGCACCGATTTACACGAAATGGGCCGATACGTACCAGAAGTCGGGCGGCGGCAAGGTTAACTACCAAGGTATCGGTTCCTCGGGCGGCATCAAGCAAATCATCGCAAAGACGGTGGATTTCGCTGGCTCGGACGCACCGCTGAAGGACGACGAACTGGCAAAGCAGGGGCTTTTCCAGTTTCCGACAGTGGTTGGCGGCGTAGTTCCGGCGATCAACGTGCCGGGTGTCAAGGCGGGCGAGATGGTGCTGTCGGGTGAAGTTCTCGGCGACATCTACCTTGGCAAGATCAAGAAGTGGAATGACCCGGCTATCGTCGCGCTGAATCCGAAGCTGAAGCTGCCGGATGACGACATTGCTGTCGTACGCCGCGCTGACGGATCGGGCACGAGCTTCATCTGGACGAACTATCTGTCCAAGGTGAACGCCGAATGGAAGAGCAAGGTGGGTGAAGGTTCGACGGTCAACTGGCCGACGGGCACGGGCGGCAAGGGCAACGACGGCGTCGCCGCGTTCGTTCAGCGTTTGCCGGGTGCTATCGGCTACGTGGAATGGGCGTACGCCAAGCAAAACAAGATGACCTACGTCGACATGAAGAATTCGTCGGGCGCAGTGGTCGAGCCGAAGACGGAAACGTTCAAGGCTGCGGCAGCAGGCGCGGACTGGTCGAAGTCGTTCTACCAGATCCTGACGAACGAGCCGGGTAAGGACGCTTGGCCGATCGTAGGCGCGACGTTCGTGCTGCTCCACACGACGCAGGACAAGGCACCGCAAGGCGAGGAAACGCTGAAGTTCTTTGGCTGGGCGTTCAAGAACGGTACGCAAGCAGCCAACGACCTCGACTACATTCCGTTGCCTGATTCGGTAGTCGCCGAAATCGAAACGCAGTGGAAAGCGAAGGTTAAGGACGCATCGGGCAAGGCCGTCGCGCAGTAA
- the glmM gene encoding phosphoglucosamine mutase, with protein sequence MARRYFGTDGIRGKVGDAPITPDFVLRLGYAAGKVLAGADQWAQRGSRPTVLIGKDTRVSGYMLEAALESGFSAAGVDVMLAGPMPTPGVAYLTRALRLAAGVVISASHNPYYDNGIKFFSADGNKLPDEVELQIEAQLDEPMSCAPSELLGKARRLDDARGRYIEFCKSTFPASFDLHGLKLVVDCAHGAAYDVAPQVFHELGAEVVTIGVSPNGFNINDGVGATAPDALVRAVKEHRADIGIALDGDADRLQVVDASGRLYNGDELLYVLVKDRIATDGHVDGAVGTLMTNMAVEVALKQAGVQFVRAAVGDRYVLEKLRENNWMLGAEGSGHILSLDRHSTGDGIVSALLVLAAIKRGGKPLADLLDGVTLFPQKLINVRMGPDADWKSSSAIKQAIAGAERALESHGRVLIRASGTEPVLRVMVEAASEADAVAHAESIAKVVRDATT encoded by the coding sequence ATGGCACGTCGATATTTTGGAACAGATGGTATTCGCGGCAAGGTCGGTGACGCTCCGATCACGCCTGATTTCGTGTTGCGGCTCGGTTATGCGGCCGGAAAAGTGCTGGCGGGAGCCGATCAATGGGCTCAGCGGGGCAGCCGTCCGACGGTGCTGATCGGCAAGGACACGCGGGTGTCGGGGTACATGCTGGAAGCGGCGCTGGAGTCGGGTTTTTCGGCGGCGGGCGTCGATGTCATGCTGGCCGGCCCGATGCCCACGCCGGGCGTCGCCTACCTGACGCGGGCCTTGCGCCTGGCGGCGGGCGTGGTGATCAGCGCATCGCATAACCCGTACTACGATAACGGCATCAAGTTTTTCTCCGCCGATGGCAATAAGCTCCCGGACGAAGTCGAGTTGCAGATTGAAGCGCAACTTGACGAACCCATGTCCTGTGCACCGTCCGAACTATTGGGCAAGGCGCGCCGGCTGGACGACGCTCGTGGCCGCTACATCGAATTCTGCAAGAGTACGTTCCCGGCCAGCTTCGATTTGCACGGTCTCAAGCTGGTGGTCGACTGCGCACACGGCGCCGCGTACGACGTCGCGCCGCAGGTTTTCCACGAGCTGGGCGCGGAAGTGGTGACGATCGGCGTGTCGCCGAATGGCTTCAATATCAACGACGGCGTGGGTGCCACAGCGCCCGACGCTTTGGTGCGCGCGGTGAAGGAGCATCGTGCGGATATCGGCATTGCGCTTGATGGCGATGCGGATCGCCTGCAGGTCGTTGATGCCTCGGGACGGCTCTACAACGGCGACGAGTTGCTGTATGTGCTGGTCAAGGATCGCATTGCGACGGATGGGCACGTGGATGGCGCTGTCGGCACGCTGATGACGAACATGGCGGTAGAGGTTGCGCTGAAGCAGGCCGGCGTGCAGTTCGTACGCGCGGCCGTAGGCGACCGCTACGTGCTCGAAAAGCTGCGAGAGAACAACTGGATGCTGGGCGCGGAAGGGTCGGGACATATCCTGTCACTTGACCGGCACTCCACGGGCGACGGCATTGTTTCGGCGCTGCTCGTGCTTGCGGCAATAAAACGCGGCGGCAAGCCGTTAGCCGACCTGCTCGACGGCGTGACGTTGTTCCCGCAGAAGCTGATCAACGTGCGCATGGGTCCGGACGCCGACTGGAAGAGCAGCAGCGCCATCAAGCAGGCGATTGCGGGCGCCGAGCGCGCGCTGGAATCGCATGGCCGGGTGCTGATCCGCGCGTCGGGAACGGAGCCAGTGCTGCGAGTGATGGTGGAAGCCGCGTCGGAAGCGGATGCGGTCGCGCACGCCGAAAGCATTGCGAAGGTCGTAAGGGACGCAACAACCTGA
- the folP gene encoding dihydropteroate synthase: MLSSPLPNRFHTAAQPLQCGRFTLSFERPLIMGILNVTPDSFSDGGRFVARDAALAQAADMIRDGADMIDIGGESTRPGAPPVPLDEELERVIPVIEALRSAGVPLSIDTYKPAVMRAALTAGADMVNDIWGLRREGALDAVRDSTCGICVMHMLGEPQTMQMHEPVYRDVVEEVREFFEERLRTLTAEGVSAERICLDPGFGFGKSVIDHNYALLAHFTETRPANSRAPLLAGMSRKSMLGAVTGRTQPVERIAASVAAAVCAAERGAAIVRVHDVAATADALKVWHAVRAAHNPTQ, from the coding sequence ATGCTGTCTTCACCTCTTCCGAACAGGTTTCATACCGCTGCTCAACCGCTTCAATGCGGCCGGTTCACGCTGAGCTTCGAGCGCCCGTTGATCATGGGCATTCTCAATGTCACACCGGATTCGTTTTCAGATGGCGGTCGTTTCGTTGCGCGCGACGCGGCGCTGGCACAGGCCGCCGACATGATTCGCGACGGTGCCGACATGATCGATATTGGCGGTGAGTCGACCCGCCCAGGCGCGCCGCCCGTCCCGCTGGACGAAGAACTTGAACGAGTGATCCCGGTAATCGAAGCGTTGCGGTCAGCGGGTGTGCCGCTCTCCATCGACACCTACAAACCTGCGGTCATGCGAGCTGCACTGACCGCCGGCGCGGATATGGTCAACGACATCTGGGGTTTGCGTCGTGAAGGCGCGCTCGATGCGGTCAGGGATAGCACGTGCGGGATCTGCGTCATGCACATGCTTGGCGAGCCGCAAACCATGCAGATGCATGAGCCTGTGTACCGCGATGTCGTGGAGGAGGTACGGGAATTTTTCGAGGAACGGCTGCGTACCTTGACGGCGGAGGGAGTCAGCGCGGAGCGGATCTGCCTCGATCCCGGGTTTGGGTTCGGCAAGTCCGTAATCGATCATAATTACGCTTTGCTGGCGCATTTCACCGAAACCCGGCCTGCGAATTCGCGAGCCCCGTTACTGGCTGGAATGTCGCGCAAGTCGATGCTTGGCGCGGTGACCGGACGAACGCAACCGGTCGAGCGCATAGCGGCGAGCGTGGCGGCGGCGGTGTGCGCGGCCGAGCGAGGCGCGGCTATTGTGCGCGTGCACGACGTCGCGGCGACTGCCGATGCATTGAAGGTATGGCACGCGGTGCGTGCCGCGCACAACCCGACTCAATGA
- the ftsH gene encoding ATP-dependent zinc metalloprotease FtsH yields MNNNMFSKAAVWLVIALVLFTVFKQFDKPRVQEGVSYSQFMDDAKSGKVKTVTVQGRNLTVTPADGQKYQIVSPGDIWMVGDLMKYGVQVSGKADDEPNALVSALYYLGPTILIIGFWFFMMRQMQGGGKGGAFSFGKSRARLIDENNNAINFTDVAGCDEAKEEVSELVDFLRDPQKFQKLGGRIPRGVLLVGPPGTGKTLLARAIAGEAKVPFFSISGSDFVEMFVGVGAARVRDMFEQAKKHAPCIVFIDEIDAVGRHRGAGMGGGNDEREQTLNQMLVEMDGFEANSGVIVIAATNRSDVLDKALLRPGRFDRQVYVGLPDIRGREHIMKVHLRKVPISNDVDASVIARGTPGFSGADLANLVNEAALFAARRGKRIVEMADFEDAKDKIFMGPERKSAVMREEERRNTAYHESGHAVVAKLLPHADPVHKVTIMPRGWALGVTWQLPEHDRVNLYRDKMLEEIAILFGGRASEEVFLNSMSTGASNDFERATKMARDMVTRYGMSDVLGTMVYVDTEQDGMFGKMASKTVSEATQQKVDAEIRRILDEQYGLARKLLEDNRDKVEAMTKALLEWETIDADQISDIMGGRPPRPPKNLPPPSGDPSSGGGNTGAEVKPGNATAPASA; encoded by the coding sequence TTGAACAACAATATGTTCTCTAAGGCAGCGGTGTGGCTGGTTATCGCACTGGTGCTGTTCACGGTGTTCAAGCAGTTCGACAAGCCCCGCGTCCAGGAAGGTGTTTCGTATTCGCAATTCATGGACGACGCGAAGTCCGGTAAGGTCAAGACAGTTACCGTTCAGGGTCGTAATCTCACCGTTACTCCCGCAGACGGTCAGAAATATCAAATCGTGTCGCCTGGCGATATCTGGATGGTCGGCGACTTGATGAAGTACGGCGTCCAGGTCAGCGGCAAGGCCGACGACGAACCGAACGCGCTTGTTTCCGCGCTGTATTACCTCGGACCGACGATCCTGATCATCGGTTTCTGGTTCTTCATGATGCGGCAAATGCAGGGCGGCGGGAAAGGCGGAGCATTTTCGTTCGGCAAGTCGCGAGCGCGGCTGATCGACGAGAACAACAACGCGATCAATTTTACCGATGTCGCAGGGTGTGACGAAGCGAAGGAGGAGGTCTCCGAGCTAGTTGACTTCCTGCGTGATCCGCAAAAATTCCAGAAGCTGGGTGGGCGTATTCCTCGCGGCGTCTTGCTGGTCGGGCCTCCGGGTACGGGTAAGACGTTGCTGGCGCGCGCCATTGCTGGCGAAGCGAAAGTACCGTTCTTCAGCATCTCGGGTTCGGACTTCGTTGAAATGTTCGTAGGTGTGGGTGCGGCTCGGGTGCGCGACATGTTCGAGCAGGCCAAGAAGCACGCGCCGTGTATCGTGTTTATCGATGAAATCGATGCTGTGGGCCGTCATCGCGGCGCCGGCATGGGTGGCGGTAACGACGAACGCGAGCAGACGCTGAATCAGATGCTCGTGGAAATGGACGGCTTCGAGGCGAACTCCGGCGTGATCGTGATCGCCGCGACCAACCGTTCCGACGTGCTGGACAAAGCGCTGCTGCGTCCGGGCCGTTTCGACCGTCAGGTGTACGTGGGCTTGCCGGATATCCGCGGTCGCGAACACATCATGAAGGTCCACCTGCGCAAGGTGCCTATTTCGAACGACGTTGACGCTTCGGTGATCGCACGTGGTACGCCGGGCTTCTCGGGTGCTGATCTGGCGAACCTTGTGAACGAAGCTGCGCTGTTCGCAGCCCGTCGCGGCAAGCGGATCGTCGAAATGGCGGACTTCGAAGACGCGAAAGACAAGATCTTCATGGGTCCGGAACGCAAGTCTGCCGTGATGCGTGAAGAAGAGCGTCGTAACACGGCTTATCACGAGTCGGGTCACGCGGTGGTGGCAAAACTGTTGCCTCACGCTGATCCGGTTCACAAGGTCACCATCATGCCGCGTGGCTGGGCATTGGGCGTCACGTGGCAGTTGCCGGAACATGATCGCGTGAACTTGTATCGCGACAAGATGCTTGAGGAAATTGCCATTCTGTTTGGTGGCCGGGCATCGGAAGAAGTGTTTCTGAACTCCATGTCCACGGGTGCATCGAACGACTTCGAGCGCGCAACGAAAATGGCTCGTGACATGGTGACGCGTTACGGCATGTCGGATGTGCTCGGCACAATGGTGTATGTCGACACGGAACAGGACGGCATGTTTGGCAAGATGGCGTCGAAGACGGTGTCCGAAGCCACGCAGCAAAAGGTCGATGCCGAAATTCGCCGGATTCTCGACGAACAATACGGTCTTGCCCGCAAGCTGCTGGAAGATAACCGCGACAAGGTCGAAGCCATGACGAAGGCGCTGCTGGAATGGGAAACCATTGACGCAGACCAGATCAGCGACATCATGGGCGGTCGTCCGCCGCGTCCGCCGAAGAATCTGCCGCCGCCGTCGGGTGATCCGTCGTCGGGTGGTGGAAACACTGGCGCGGAAGTCAAACCGGGTAACGCCACGGCTCCTGCTTCAGCCTGA